The Anolis carolinensis isolate JA03-04 chromosome 2, rAnoCar3.1.pri, whole genome shotgun sequence genome has a window encoding:
- the slc25a51 gene encoding mitochondrial nicotinamide adenine dinucleotide transporter SLC25A51, protein MMDSEDLVLKKSKTDQIGHRIVKVGSSKHYLCGYCAAITNVTVTFPIQKVLFRQQLYGIRTRDAVSQLQKDGLRNLYRGILPPLMQKSTTLALMFGLYEDLSFILLRHMSAPEILTRSLAAVLAGTTEAVLTPFERVQTLLQDYKHHDKFTNTFQAFRVLREHGIREYYRGLVPILLRNGPSNVLFFGLRGPIKQCLPEATTYSTHLINDFICGGVLGAMLGFLFFPLNVVKARMQSQIGGEFQSFSKVFMKIWLERDRKVTHLFRGAHLNYHRSLISWGIINATYEFLLKLL, encoded by the coding sequence ATGATGGATTCAGAAGACCTTGTTCTAAAAAAGTCAAAAACAGATCAAATTGGTCACCGGATTGTAAAAGTTGGCTCAAGCAAACATTACCTTTGTGGTTATTGTGCAGCTATAACAAATGTTACTGTCACTTTCCCCATCCAGAAGGTCCTCTTTCGGCAGCAGTTGTACGGCATCCGCACCAGGGATGCCGTCAGTCAGCTGCAGAAGGATGGGCTCAGGAATTTGTACCGAGGAATCCTCCCTCCACTGATGCAGAAGAGCACAACCCTGGCGTTAATGTTTGGCCTGTATGAGGACTTGTCTTTCATACTCCTAAGGCACATGAGTGCCCCTGAGATTTTGACCCGGAGCTTAGCAGCGGTGCTTGCTGGCACCACAGAAGCTGTCCTGACCCCTTTTGAACGTGTCCAGACACTTCTCCAGGACTACAAACATCACGACAAATTTACAAACACTTTCCAAGCATTCAGAGTCCTCAGAGAGCACGGCATCCGGGAATACTACCGAGGCCTGGTGCCCATCCTCCTTCGGAATGGCCCTAGCAATGTCCTTTTCTTTGGCCTGAGGGGACCCATCAAACAGTGCTTGCCAGAAGCCACGACATACAGTACTCATTTGATCAATGATTTTATTTGTGGAGGGGTGTTGGGAGCTATGCTGGGATTCCTGTTTTTCCCATTGAACGTTGTGAAAGCCCGCATGCAGTCGCAAATTGGTGGGGAATTCCAGTCTTTTTCTAAGGTCTTCATGAAGATCTGGTTGGAGCGTGATAggaaagtgacgcatctctttcGTGGTGCCCATCTGAATTATCATCGCTCCCTAATTTCCTGGGGCATAATCAATGCAACGTATGAATTTTTGCTCAAATTACTATGA